The genomic stretch GCGGACGCCTGCCACTGGGGCCGGCTTgcaacccgggccccctgcctgtGCCTCCGGGGCGGCCACgacctcctcctccagcccgAGGGGGCCGCAGGGTAAGTGGCTGAGGCACCCGTCAGGCGGCCTCGACCACGGCGGCTGAAGCTCTCTCAGTGGGATGCGGGGATGCGCAGAGGGTGCCCACACCCGCTCCTCACCCTGGAGGTTGTCGTCACCCCTGTGGGGACTGGCCGGGGACAGTGGGGGCCACGGCCGTGGCTCGGCCCATGGTTTGGACCCCCGGGTGACGCCCGGCCTCCGTGCTCACCTTTGCTCAgaaaccctctcccctccctcccctcccaggccccacctgccCCCGCCTCTGGGTGCCGGGAGGCCATGGGAAGGCCCGTTCAGGAGGGGCGGAGGCTGGCCCCGTGTCACAGGGCCACAGGCAGTGCAGAGCAGCCCCGGCAGGTGGCCGGCACCATCGTGATGCAGGGCCTCCCCTTGGGCCCCCGCTGCCCCTGCTCTGTCTGATGGGCATCTCTTCCTGCAGGGATGGGCGAGGAGAGGAACTAGGGGGGGTGCCGAGGGGCCCCTCCTGCCCAAGGGAGCGGAGGGACGTCCTCCCGTACAGCTGCCACCTCGAGACACAGGGACCCTCGAAGCACCTGAACTGGACGCCGGGGAGACACGGTCAAGACGGCGGCACCAAGCTGAAGCTGGAGCCCGGCAAGGGCGACCCGTTCCCCGCCGCGCCGGCCCGTGGCACCTGCCTGCCCTACCCGGGCACACAGGGCACTGTCCACGCCGTCAGGAGTTCACCTGGCTCTCACCAGCCAAAGCCTCCCCCCGGGGCTTGCGCCGGCCGGACCAGCAGAGCCTTGCGGGATGGCCCCCAGGGCCAGGCTCCCCCTTCCACCAGCTGCCCCTTCCCTCAGGGGAGCCTGGAGGACGGGCTTCCTCGGCCGGGAGGGCAGCGTCTCCCCGCGGGGTGCTATCCCACCGAGGACAAGCTTCGAGGCGTCCCAATGCCCCCGGGAGCCCCGTGTAACCCCATATTGTCACTCGATGTGCCCATCAAGATGGAGAGCGAATCCGGGTCCGAGGATGCGGCAGACGGCTACTCTGTGTCCCCGAGCCAGGCGTGGCTGGGGGCCAGCGACGTGGCCAAGAGACAGCTGGTCACTTTCCCTACCAGGATGCACCTGAAGATGGAGCCGGACTCCAGGCACCCCCTCTACAGCCCGCCCCTGGGGCCCGGCCTGCTGGGGGCCCACCCCAGGCCCGGCAGGGAGCTGGCCCCGTTGCACCCCGCACACTGCGCCTGCCTGGAGCCTCCACCCCGCCTCTGTGCTGGGGGCCACCAGCCCCCCAGCCTGGGCTGTGACTGCCATGCTCCCGGGCCTGCGCCCGTGGTCAAGCTTGAGCCCCTGGACTCGCCCCCGTGGGCCGCTCACAGCCAGGGCGGGGCGCCCGGGATACTCCCCAGGAGCGCCTTGGCGACACGGATGCCACCCAGAGACCCCGAGTGCACATTCCTGCCGTAGAGCAGGCGTCCGTAAAGGCTGACGCCCGTCCCTCGGCCGGCCGGCATAGCAGTGCAGGGGCAGAGACTTTCCTGAGGGAGGCGCGTGCAATAGCAAATCCTGTATCTCGTCAAACGCCACTGAAGTGCTTAAATGCAGAGTGGTCTTAAGTCTGCTCAAGTGTGACAGTATTGCCCTCTAAGGGGACACGGTTTCTCAGAAAAAGGCCGGAGCGAGCTGGGCCGCCGGGCGGGGCAGCACTTGGTGCTCTGAGAGGTGCAGCAAGTGAGGGCAGGCGACCGGCGACCTGGCCCGACCGCAGTGTCCAGCGCCCACCCCCATTCCCGGCTTCCCCGACGCCGCCTCCGGCGAGTGGACCTCGGGGAGCAGCCTCACCCTGGGGGTCCCACTGCCGAGACAGCAAGTTGGGAATCAAGCTTATTGAGCGGCAGGTGACCACTTGCCCATTCCTGGGAGGAGTCCAGAAGTTCCAGGCGGAAGAGGCTGTCAGCACCGGGCCGGCACTTCACGACCACGACGTGCAGCGTGTGCCTGAGGCGCTGGCGCAGCCTGAGGCCGGCCCGCGGGAGGATTGGCCGCATCCCACCCTGTCCCTCCTTCTGCGAGCGTCTCTGGTGTGGTCAGGGGGCCCTGAAGGTGGTTCATGCTCATCTGCCTCTCACCGCATCACGCAACCTAGCTTACAGGGTCTGGATTTGGAAGTCTAGAGAAGTACAAGACGTAGGGAGAGGAACGAGTTAGTCCAGTTGTCCGGCTGTCTTGCTGACTCTCTACAGGTTTTTAAATGAGACGCCAATCATCATCCCAGGAGGAACTATTAGAGACAAGACAGACAGGTAATGCTTTATAAAAACGAAAaaattgtggggacttccctggcggtccagtggttaagactccgtgcttcaaatgcagggggcgcaggtttgatccctggttggggaactgagatcctacatgctgtgcggtgcagccaaaaaaaaaaaaaaagaaaaaagaaaaagaaaaaattgtgaagGTAACACATTCTGAACGCAGGAAATTAGGATGCAAAAGAATAAATCGGAAAGTGCAGGTCACCTGCAATCACCAGGGGTGGCTCAGGGCTCAGGGCGAAGTTCACCGTGCCTTCCGGGGTGACCCCACGCCACGGGTGCAGTTAGTGCAGGACACGACACCAGGGGACAAAATCACCACCGAGCAGGAGGAAGCTGGTGGGAGATCCCCCTGTGCTGGGGTTGGAGACCCTCCTTACGGATGTGGTCATCCGTCCCGGGAGTCTCGGGAGGTGCAGGGGCCCCTTGCAGCCCCGCCACGTTCAGCGGGGGGTCTTTCTGTCCGGCATCTGTGGCTTTGGGGTGTCAGTGTTCAGCTCCTGAGTTAATGCTGAAGCTGTCTGCTAAATGCATCGTCACCTTGTCAGACTCAGGACTGGGCTGGCGGGACTGGGTCTTCTGGACCCTTAGGCAGCTGCCTGCTTCGTGGAGGGGCTTCCCctggggggcgtggggggagcTGAAGGTCCCTCCCTGGACTGACAGAGGTTACCCGTTGGAGCCCAGGTTTGGGAGTCATCAATGTGTGGCCTCCTGGGATCCCCGAGCCCTGCCCAGCAGCCTGTTCATGTCTGCCCAGCCCCCGGGGGCCTTGCAAAAGTGACATCGGTGCTGTGCTGTCCCCCCCTCCCTCGCGAGAGTCTCCCCCTCCCCGTCACGATGGCAGCCCAGCGCCCGTCAGGACCACCTGCTTCCCACCCTCGCTGCCCGCTGGCTCAGCATCCCTCTCTACTTAGTTCTCACGCTGAGCCCAGCACACCTGATAGATTTCATCCCTAAGACAAGGGCTGGAATTTCGGaaacttcctccttcctttctattCAAGCCAAGTGCCCAGCTCCTCGCGGACAGCCCTGCACCGTCTCTCAAAAGTAACTGGCAGCCTCTCTGGAGCTCCCTCTGTGCAATGTCACCCTCAGCACAGGGGTGGGTGCTGGGATGCACCGGGGCACCCCTCAGCGTGACGCCTGCCCTTCCCGTCTCAGGGTACAGCAGACAGGTGCGCTGCATGCGCGTAACACGTAAGCGGGAAAACCCTGGACCGAAAGGATGGAATTGAGAGACACCATTGCATGTTTGCACACTGTAGCCAGATCCCAGTGTAACCAAAGAAGAGCTGCAGGCTGAAGGACATTCAGCTGTCCCCGCCCATGAGGGCCACGGTGCCCAAACGTTTCAGATGCACCCACTCTCCCAGGACCAAGTGCACCAAATTGGTCACGGTGGGTGGGCGGACAAGTCGCGCGTTGCGATGCAGAATTCAGCATCTGGACGTCAGCGCTGCAGGTCTTGCGTTCTGGAGAGGCCATCGTGCTTGGGGCCCAGGTCCTGACATGCTAGGTCGGTGGGAACAAAACGTCCCTCAGTCAGCACCTTTGTTATTTCCCAGCCATGCCCCTGCTGAAAAACCGTGTGGGGAAGGTGAGGATGGAATGTAGAAGGTCAGATGTGGCCATTCCtgctttaaaatgtcattacCAGTGCTAATTACGGGCTTGTATTTTCTGTTGTCTGTAGCTTTTGTCTATATagctgaaaaaatattaaaatcaaatatgATGTAGGAATGGGGTGGAAGGGAGGACATAaacacaaattatattttatatttttgcagttTCTACTGGATGAAAAAAGTTTTCAATATCTAGACTGacttgttgaatttttaaaaatggatacacTATAATATAACTTTTTGTACTGTTTTCTCAGTGCCTTTAGAAAGCTTTCAAATACATTTCTGATACTGTGGTTTGTATTAAATTTGCAATATTGATGTAAAATAAATCATACGTTAGTACATGTTTACTGTAAATGGAAACGTCTACttgattttccaaatttatttcctttaaagcGTGTGTTGGCTAATTTATATTATAAGACTGTCCTTCACCACCAGATACGAGGCGGTAATAAAAGCACAAGTGCACCCGGGGCCAAAGGAGGAGCGCCGGTGGCCGCTTTCTCAGCGCTCCCTCCCTTTCCCGCCCGTCACTGAGGGTTGGGGGGGACCATCCCAGGTGTCTTCAGGACACCCCAGACTCAAGCTCTCCTGCGAGGAGCAGACACCTGGCCCCGTGTCACATGTGTGGTGGGGTCGGCCTCGCCCTGCCCAGGACCTGGTGACAGGTGTGTGTGGGCAGGGCCGGGAGGTCACCAGGGCCCGGGCGGAGACCCCTCCCAAGGCCCAGGGGGCCGTGTTTTCATTCCCTTTGGTCAAGCAACACCCCCAGCCTGCACAGGCGTCAAGTGCTCCATACAGAGCTTGGATCTGCCCGTGCTGCAGCAGTCGCGCCCTGGCCGGCCACCACCTGCGTCCTGCAGGCCACACCCCCGTCTCTACTCTGTGACTCCCTGTCCCTCCTGGGGAGACCCGGCCAAGCTGCCCCCGCCAGCCGGGCCTAAGCCGGCTGCTCCCCGTCCCTGGAGGCCACCTGCCCAGCTTGCCgtccccacaccctccccccacctgtGTTCTTCAGACTCACGGCGTTGAGACCTGGGGCTGGACAACACTCAGGCCGTCACGTGACTCTCCCACCACCTAGCCTGCTGCTGCTGCGGTGGATTTGCGGGTGGATTTCCAGTCCGCAGAAATCCGATCTGCGGTGGATTTCCCAGACTTCTACGTGCCCAGcggctgccccccccccccccccgcccagtgCGCCTCTGCGGGACGGAGGACACACCCGAGGCTGCTGACGGCTCACACCTCACCAGGGGCTGCCCAGGCGTCCTCCAAAGGCGTCCTGCCACGGGCAGCTGTCACAGCCCGTTCGGGCCGCTGGAACGAAGATACCAGAGGCTGGGTGGCTTATCAACAACAGACACGTACTTCTCACGGCTCTGGAGGCTGGCAGCCTGAGACCCGGCTGTGGTGGCAGTGGGGTCTGGCGCAGGCCAGCTCCCAGGTGCTGACTGCTCGCTGTGTCCTCGCCAGTGGCGGGGCGCGGGAGTGTTGTGAGGTCTCTCCGAAGGGAACGGGTCCCATTCTCATGGCCTAGTCACCGCCCCCAAggcccacctcctaacaccatcacccTGGGGGTCGGTTTAGCATGTGAGATCTGGGGGGACACAGCATGCAGGCCATAGCAGCCTCCCACCGGCGCCCACTCGGGTCTCACCTCCCCACCGATTTGGTACCGTCAGACGTTTTAGCTCCGTCTCTCTGAGGCGTGAGGTGGCAGTGAGCTGTTTTATGGgcatttccttccctccttcactcAGCTGGTTGCTGAGCCCCTGCTGAATACCAGGCCCTGTGACAGTGCCGGGGACACATTAGGGAAGAAAAGATGCAGAAATCACGCTGCTGAAGCTGACATCCCTGTGCATGTGGACAGGGGACAGGGTGCAGACAAGGGACCAAAGAACCGTGTGAGCTCTGTGACGCATCGGGAGGAGGGTGCTGCACAGATGGGTCAGCTGGCGTCCTGTAGCCCAGGTGGCAGTTCTGTGGGCCAGGCAGACTTCGAGCCAAGCCTTGACAGGGACAGTGTCCAGGGTAGGGGTGGAGGAGGCTTACGGGCTGGAGCGAGAGGCTGGGATGAGGGCAGGCAGGGGCGGCGGGTCACAGGCAGGTCTGAGGGAGGGGAGCACGGCAGGGCTTCCGGTGAAAGCGACCCTGGGCCGCGGTCTGGAGGCCGTGTCGGCTGCAGGGCAGGAGAGGGCCCCACGGCCCCCCTAAGGACCGGGTCAGGGCCGGGAGGCAGCCTCGCCCTGGTTTCCTCCCCAGCGCACTGGCTGCTCCTCTGCTGTCTGTCCTGCACTTGTCGGCCGTCTTTGGTGAATTGTGGGCGTCGTTTTCACATTCAGGGTAGTAGTGCTTCGTCAAAGATTTTCTCTCAGcctatggcttgtcttttaagaattaaaaaaaaatacaagggttTAAAATCTTAGCACGGCAAactatctttttctttatggtttatgTGTTTTGTATCTTAAGAAAATGACTCCCTCTGACCATGCCTTTGATATAAAGCCCATTTTGCCTGGTATTAATCTTGCCACACCAGCTTTCTCCGGCCCGGACCAGCCGGTGTGCAAACCTCCTCCACACCTGTTCCTTTATGTTCTAgacatttttctcagaaataacTGGTTGGTTTAAAATCCACTTACtcgtgttcttttttcttttttcccggCCGCGTGGGGTCTTCgatgctgcacgcgggcttttctctagttgcggcgagcaggggctactcttcgttgcggtgcgcaggcttctcattgcagtggcttctaggcgcacgggcttcagtagttgtggcatgcgggcttcagtagttgtggctcatgtgctctagagcacaggctcagtagttgtggcgcacgggcttagatgctcctcggcatgtgggatcttcccggaccagggctcgaacccgtgtcccctgcactggcaggcggattcttaaccactgcgccaccagggaagccccacttgcTTGTGTTCTGATAACTGATATATCTGAACATATCTGTACTCTTTACTTTGTGTTTCTAGTTACATATGATCCTTTGGCTTTTCTCTTCCTAGTGTCCCTGTGGGATTGCTTGCACTTTCTCTTCATATTTAACAAAGTCTAAGCTAGAGCTTATCAAGACCTCTGTTCTCTCAGGACGCTTTAGAAGCAAACCACCTGGCTCCCTTCTTTACGCCTGCCAAGGTTGGAGGGCCTCTCTAAAAACACTCCTGGTTTGCTTCTGCTGAGCAGTGAGTTTCAGTGAGAGCTTCTAGGCTGAGGAGGACACCAAACCCAAGTGAAGCGCAGGCCCCTAGCTATGTGTTCTTGGGGGGCCTTTCCTGACCCAGGGATCCCAGTACCTGGGAAGTATGGCTTTTTGGGGTTTTGTCGTTTGTTTTCCCTGGTCCACTCTTGCACTGAGGTTGATCAAACTGCCTTTACAGTtagaatttcaaatataattttaacttttgtttcCCTTCTTCATTTCTCAGCTTGGTgctatattttcataaattactAGGTGCAGATGACATAAGAGAGGGATCAACCATCAGTCAGTACGGTGCTGAAGTCCTGGGCCCTTGGAACGTGATCCGCTGACCTGACTGGTAATTTTTGGTGTACGTGGCCACAGCAATGGGGAGCTCACACAGCGCCACCTTCCTGCCcccgtgtgcacgtgtgtgctcacgtgggtgtggtgtgtgtgcgtggcGCGTATGTGTGTGGCATGtctgtatgtggtgtgtgtgtctgctgTGTGTGCTGTGTCTATACGGGTGGTGCGTGTCCTTGGGTGTGGTGTGCGTGTGTTTGGTGTGCCTACACGTGCGtggtctgtctctctctgtggcGTGTGCCTGTGGTGTGTGTTTACGTGTGTTCGGTGTGTGTGCGCTCGCGCCCGCCCGCGCCGCTCCGCGGCCCCGCTCTGCCCCCTCCCGGTCGCGCGGCCCCGGCCAGTCTCGGCTGCGCCCGTCGGCAGCCGGCCCTCCAGGTCACTCACCGCGCGCGCCGGGCACGCAGCGTCGGGACCGCCCAGACCCCACCCTTCCAGTGGCGAGACCGGAAGCGGAAGTGCCTGCCGGCCGCTCACttccgggcggcggcggcgcgcacGGTGAGGCTGCTGCGGGAGGGTGGTGCCAGGTTGGTGGTGGCGGTCGCCGCCCGCTGCCCCTTCCCCGGGCTCCGGCGGGTGCGGGCGCGGCCGGGAGGCGGTGCGGGTGGCAGTGGGGTTCCGGGGGCGGCCGAGTCGAGCCGCGAGGCTCGCGTCCGCGGAGGGGCCGACGACGCGCCGCGCGAGGAGGGAGGCAGCAGGTGCAGAGCTGCGCGCGCGGGTGGCGGGCGGGGAGACGCGCGGCCGCCCCGGGGTGTCCGGCCCTGTGCGCGGGCCTGTGATCAGGAAAGGGGGCGAGGAGGGACGGCGCCGCA from Balaenoptera musculus isolate JJ_BM4_2016_0621 chromosome 3, mBalMus1.pri.v3, whole genome shotgun sequence encodes the following:
- the AHRR gene encoding aryl hydrocarbon receptor repressor encodes the protein MIPPGECLYAGRKRRKPIQKQRPAMGAEKSNPSKRHRDRLNAELDHLASLLPLPPDIISKLDKLSVLRLSVSYLRVKSFFQALQQPPAGAPSPGDRDPRGGSAVLEGRLLLESLHGFALVVSAEGMIFYASATIVDYLGFHQTDVMHQNIYDYIHVDDRQDFCRQLHWAMDPPQAGCGQNLLSETGEDAILGRLLRAQEGAAGWPTEYSAFLTRCFICRVRCLLDSTSGFLTMQFQGKLKFLFGQKRRAPSGAALPPRLSLFCVVAPLPTAVKMQSVCLRAKHRVDVSATPDTKAKAAASLCEPELHGKPNYLAGRSNGENGLSVFRMPADACHWGRLATRAPCLCLRGGHDLLLQPEGAAGDGRGEELGGVPRGPSCPRERRDVLPYSCHLETQGPSKHLNWTPGRHGQDGGTKLKLEPGKGDPFPAAPARGTCLPYPGTQGTVHAVRSSPGSHQPKPPPGACAGRTSRALRDGPQGQAPPSTSCPFPQGSLEDGLPRPGGQRLPAGCYPTEDKLRGVPMPPGAPCNPILSLDVPIKMESESGSEDAADGYSVSPSQAWLGASDVAKRQLVTFPTRMHLKMEPDSRHPLYSPPLGPGLLGAHPRPGRELAPLHPAHCACLEPPPRLCAGGHQPPSLGCDCHAPGPAPVVKLEPLDSPPWAAHSQGGAPGILPRSALATRMPPRDPECTFLP